In the genome of Candidatus Methanoperedens sp., the window TCTGGTAGTGGAAGACCATTTATCTCTTTGATCGTATTCCAGATGGGATATTTGAACCCGAATTTAGTAAATGCGCTCCATACCTGCCGGGATAGTACCTCATCAATATCTGGTTCTTGGTCTTGCCGTATCCGGCATGGTAAAGCACCCATTTCGCCGATTCATATGAAAAAATAAGATTTGTAAACCGCAGATGAATCAGAAAATGCAGATACGCAGCAACAAATCAGCATTCATCTGCGGTTTCCTTACTTATAAATTTTCAAAACCGGACCAAAATTTCCATTATAAAACCGTGCTCTTCCTCAGCCAGTCGATATCGCTCTGGTAAAGCTCCCTTAAGTCCTTGAGCCCCAACCGCAGCATCGCCACCCGGCTAACACCGAGCCCCCATGCCAGCACGGGATATTTGATACCGAGCGGCAGAGTGACCTCTTTCCTGAACACTCCGGCTCCGCCGAGTTCCACCCACTTCCCCCTGCTCTCGATATACACTTCAGGCTCCACGCTTGGCTCTGTATAGGGGAAGTATCCCGGCCTGAAACGCACCTCCTCAAATCCCATCCTGTGATAGAATTCAGTGAGACAGCCGAGCAGGTTCTTGAAACTCACACCTTTATCCATCACCACCCCTTCCAGCTGCTCGAATTCGGGCGTGTGCGTGGGGTCTATGGCCTCGCGCCTGTAAGCCCTGTCAATACAGAAGGCTTTCAAAGGCTGCTCGGGGTGGTCTGCGAGATATTTTATCGTAACAGCTGTGGTGTGGGTCCTTAGTACCTGTTTGCGCGCAACGCCCTCGCTCCACTTACCCCCCCAGCCCCTTGATATGCCGCCGCCTTTTTCATGCATCTCCCTGACCGGTTCGATGTATTCTTCAGGCAGGTCGCATTCCGTTGCAAGATGGAAAGTATCCTGCATCTCCCTCGCAGGATGGTCCTGCGGCTGGAAAAGGGCGTCGAAGTTCCAGAAGGAGCTCTGAACTATATCCCCTTTGATCTCAGTGAACCCCATCTCCAGGAAGATGGAGCGCATCTCGTTGATGAGGCGCTGGTAGGGATGGATCTTCGCGCCGTAGACCGGCTTTGCCGGAGTATGGATATTGTAAGGGCGGATCCTTGCTGTTTTCCAGATGCCGCTCGTGATAATTGTAGGTGTTAGCTGCGCTATTTCCTCTATTATGGGCAAACCGGAAGCTGCAAGTGCCTTCCCTTGTTCCGTGATCGAAATGATTCGGGTCTTTTTCTCTGTCTTTTCTACAAGGTTCCTTTTCAACAGGTCCCGTACAGCATCTCCAAGTTCTGAAAGCGGGCCCTTTTTGAGCTTTGCCAGAATATTCTCGTCTTCGCCCACTTCCGCTTTACCTGATGGGATTATCATCTCCCCCTCTATCTTTGCCCAATTCTTCTTGCGAAGCCACCCGAGTGCGATACCCACCATCGGGGGAGGGAACTTCTTTTTCAATTCGGAAAGTGAAAGAGGCGCGGTCAGTGAATTGATTATCTGGCGCTCGGGCAGGGAAAGCTGTGCGTATGTTTCACCTTCTTTTGTAAGGGTGTATATGGCCATGACTTTTTCCGTGACTTCGCAGAGGTTTTTTTCAGCAAGGAGGAAAGCTGATTGCACGGATGCTTCGATGCTGAGTTCTGAGACTTCGGAAAGACCTTCAGGAGAGTATCCATCTTTTTTGGAAAGAGCAAGCAGAACCCGTTTTTCGTTGTTGGTGAGGTTAAGTTCTTTTGGGAGCGTCATAAAACAGGCATTACAATGAACAGCAGGATATTTAATGATTTGTGGAATTCCTTCAGAGGTCTTATATGCGTGATAAAAACTGTGGAAGGTTGTTTCTGAAATAACAATCCTATTAGGTTGTTTTTTAAATTACACCTAAAAAAGATTGTTTTTATATACATGAAGGCGTATAGAGGAGATGTATGGAAAAGCGGTACTATGTGGTGCTGTGCGACGTGATATCCTCACGCCGGATAAAAGATAAGCGGACTTTTCAAAAAAAATTAGAAACAACATGTACCATGGTAAACGCTACCTATAGCGGGAGCATACATGCAGGTTTCAAGATCCTGAAAGGGATTGATGAAATTGAAGGCGTTCTCTCAAATATATCGAATATCTACGAAATAATAGCCATGATACTGGAGCAACTCTATCCGGATTCGATGCGTTTCGTACTGGTGCAGGATTCTGTAGATATAGGGGTTGAGAGCCGTGATACGGCAAAAATGGATGGGCCTGCCTTCCACAAGGCCTCGGATTTGATGGAAGATCTCAAAAAGTCAAAACTGATGTTTGATATGTCCACGGGTTATGAATTAACCGATACGCTGATAGCAGGGGAGATTAACCTGATTCTATTATTGAAAAAAAATTGGTCGGCAAAACAGCACATGATAGTGAGGGAATACAGGAACACGGGTAACCAGAATGAGGTTGCAAAGGCCCTCGGAATAACGCAGCAGGCCGTCTCCAAAGTTCTCACTCGTTCGATGTGGAAGGAAATCGGAGGCATCGAGGAAAGATTAATTCATGTCCTGCACCAAATGACCGTAAGGACGTGATGCCGGATGCTCATGGATTTGAATATCATTCAAGTTGCCATCCTTGCAGGGGGATATTTTGTGCTGCTTGCAACAAGCGGAGCAGTTGTGAATTACATTATTTCAAAGATATCGCAGGAACCACTAAGGCAAAAAATAAGTAAAGAGGTGCGTGATACTGGTTTTGTGATCGGGAAATGCGAAAACCTGCTTATACTTACTTTTATGATCCTGGAAGCATATACAGCCCTGGCGCTGGTGTTCGCTGCAAAAGCCATAGTGCGGCATGAGGATATGAGAAAGAACTCTTTATTTTTCCTGGCGGGGACCATGATCAATGTCACGTACTCGATAATGATGGGACTTGTAGTAAGCCTCCTTATTGGCAAAGTCTAGGCGCAATTATTTATTAATCGTTTATGCCTTTAATGTCTTTGAGGAAAAGAAGAGGGAATATTCTATTTCTGCGAAGATGGGCAAGTAAAGCCAGTCCGAAGAAACAGGCAAGGAGTGTCACCCACGAAGTTCGTGATGATTTCGAGACGTAAATAGCTTTCTTGCCGCCTGCCACTCCAGTTTTGATAGGTCGCAAAAGTTCACGGGAAACCTGAGAGATTGTATCGACCTCCATCTAACTAATCAGGGGAATAGCAGCCTCAATTTCATAATTTTTCCTAATTTTCACAACTTCAGTGGCAACTTCCAATATATGGTTGTGTAACTGAGGATGCTTGAGAATTCCAATGAGTGACAATGAATTTAACAGGGATAAGAAATGGAAATTTCAAATGAGGATATAAAAATAGCAGAACAGATATCAGCGGGCAAGAATGAATTCGAAGACCTGGGGTTAGAAATCTGGAGAAAATTGCTGGGAAATACGGAACCGGACATCCCGACAAAAGGATGGGACAGGATTTCGATTGACGATGCTCAGGAAGTTGACTGGAATTGTTTATTAACCGCCGCGGCTATTTAGGTATTTGAGGTAAGAATAATGGAATCAGTCTACTTCTATGAAGATAAGGTGAGCAAAGATGTTGCACAAGCACTGGAAGATGATTTTTTTAAGCGCATCGGTTATACAGTAAGGGAGTGCAAGCTTCTGGGGTCTGAACGCAAGGGTTATTTCCTGTATATCAAAGCCAATTCAGAAGACATCGATCGCGCAGAGGAAAGGTTGGAAGGCTGCGGGCTTGAAAAGCTCGTCGGGGAGGAAAAGAAAATAGTCACCGCCGCTTTTATCGCGGAAGAAGAAAATGCCGCAAGTGGCATGGGAATGATATTCGGTTAAACTATTTTGCTGATTATCGCGTCCACCATCTCGCTTGTCTTTGAGCTTCCTCCCAGGTCGTAGGTCAGGTATTTTCCT includes:
- a CDS encoding phenylalanine--tRNA ligase subunit alpha codes for the protein MTLPKELNLTNNEKRVLLALSKKDGYSPEGLSEVSELSIEASVQSAFLLAEKNLCEVTEKVMAIYTLTKEGETYAQLSLPERQIINSLTAPLSLSELKKKFPPPMVGIALGWLRKKNWAKIEGEMIIPSGKAEVGEDENILAKLKKGPLSELGDAVRDLLKRNLVEKTEKKTRIISITEQGKALAASGLPIIEEIAQLTPTIITSGIWKTARIRPYNIHTPAKPVYGAKIHPYQRLINEMRSIFLEMGFTEIKGDIVQSSFWNFDALFQPQDHPAREMQDTFHLATECDLPEEYIEPVREMHEKGGGISRGWGGKWSEGVARKQVLRTHTTAVTIKYLADHPEQPLKAFCIDRAYRREAIDPTHTPEFEQLEGVVMDKGVSFKNLLGCLTEFYHRMGFEEVRFRPGYFPYTEPSVEPEVYIESRGKWVELGGAGVFRKEVTLPLGIKYPVLAWGLGVSRVAMLRLGLKDLRELYQSDIDWLRKSTVL
- a CDS encoding SatD family protein; the protein is MEKRYYVVLCDVISSRRIKDKRTFQKKLETTCTMVNATYSGSIHAGFKILKGIDEIEGVLSNISNIYEIIAMILEQLYPDSMRFVLVQDSVDIGVESRDTAKMDGPAFHKASDLMEDLKKSKLMFDMSTGYELTDTLIAGEINLILLLKKNWSAKQHMIVREYRNTGNQNEVAKALGITQQAVSKVLTRSMWKEIGGIEERLIHVLHQMTVRT